A window from Citrus sinensis cultivar Valencia sweet orange chromosome 5, DVS_A1.0, whole genome shotgun sequence encodes these proteins:
- the LOC102612847 gene encoding putative disease resistance protein At3g14460 isoform X2 — MYLDNRWTHSLRFLSVGIGELIRLRGVSRFVLGGGNDRACGLESLKKLNLLRACSIYGLGGVSDGGKAAKAELEKKKYLFYLRLRFDDLRDGDEEQAGRRENEEDEDERLLDALGPPPNLKNLAIRKYRGRRNVVPRNWVMSLTNLRALVLKNCRNCEHLPPLGKLPSLEDLEVCRMESVKRVGHEFLGVESDTDGSSVIAFPKLKHLKFYDMEELEEWDYGTAIKGEIIIMPRLSFLEIGGCRKLKALPDHLLQKTTLQRLDIHGCPIFEQRCRKETGANWPMLRHTPDIFID, encoded by the coding sequence ATGTATTTAGACAATCGGTGGACTCATTCTTTAAGATTCTTGTCGGTAGGGATTGGGGAACTAATCAGGCTTCGAGGAGTGAGTAGGtttgttttgggtggagggaATGACAGAGCATGTGGGCTTGAGTCTCTTAAAAAGCTTAACCTCCTTCGAGCCTGTAGCATATATGGGCTGGGTGGTGTGTCAGATGGGGGTAAGGCTGCGAAGGctgaacttgagaaaaagaaGTATCTCTTTTACTTGAGACTTCGTTTTGATGATTTAAGAGATGGAGATGAAGAACAAGCTGGGAGGAGGGAGAATGAGGAGGATGAAGATGAACGGCTTCTTGACGCCTTGGGACCACCTCCTAATTTAAAGAACTTAGCGATACGTAAATACAGAGGCCGGAGGAATGTTGTTCCCAGAAATTGGGTCATGTCGTTAACCAATTTAAGGGCTTTAGTTCTcaaaaattgcagaaattgTGAGCATTTGCCTCCTTTGGGAAAATTGCCGTCCCTTGAAGATCTTGAAGTTTGCAGAATGGAAAGCGTGAAAAGAGTGGGTCATGAATTTCTGGGAGTAGAAAGTGATACGGATGGCTCCTCAGTTATTGCCTTTCCCAAATTGAaacatctcaaattttatgaTATGGAAGAACTAGAAGAGTGGGATTACGGGACTGCAATAAAGGGAGAAATCATAATCATGCCACGTCTTTCTTTCTTAGAAATTGGTGGTTGCCGTAAATTAAAAGCATTGCCCGATCACCTTCTTCAGAAGACAACGCTCCAGAGACTAGATATTCATGGATGTCCTATTTTCGAACAACGTTGCAGAAAGGAGACAGGAGCGAACTGGCCTATGTTACGCCACACTCCCGACATCTTCATTGATTGA
- the LOC102612847 gene encoding putative disease resistance protein RGA3 isoform X1, whose product MQHIQEFVEGEKFLLVLDDVWNEDYCKWEPFYYCLKNCLYGSKILITTRKETVACIMGSTDVISVNVLSEMECWSVFESLAFFGNSMEERENLEKIGREIIRKCKGLPLAAKTIASLLRSKNTEKEWKNILESEIWELEEVEKGLLAPLMLSYYELPSKVKQCFAYCAVFPKDHEILKYDLIELWMAQGYFSEKGYKEMKDIGEKYFNILASRSFFQDFAKSGDGEIVCCKMHDLVHDFARYISSNECSTIEIHGGEESAMSPFGEKKILHLMLTLYSGALVPISIWDNVKGLRSLLVDCDEYSWSSEVLPQLFDKLTCLRALKLKVSCVRLCENFIKEIPTNIEKLIHLKYLNLTNQWGIKKIT is encoded by the coding sequence ATGCAACACATTCAAGAATTTGTTGAGGGGGAgaaatttcttcttgtcttAGACGACGTGTGGAATGAAGATTACTGTAAATGGGAACCATTCTACTACTGTTTAAAGAATTGTCTCTAtggaagtaaaattttaattaccaCACGTAAAGAAACAGTTGCCTGTATTATGGGATCAACCGACGTTATCTCTGTCAATGTATTGTCTGAAATGGAATGTTGGTCGGTGTTTGAGTCATTAGCATTTTTCGGTAATTCTATGGAGGAAcgtgaaaatttagaaaaaattggtCGAGAAATTATAAGAAAGTGCAAGGGCTTACCTTTAGCTGCAAAGACAATTGCTAGTCTCTTGCGGTCTAAAAACACTGAAAAAGAATGGAAAAATATCTTAGAGAGTGAGATATGGGAGCTAGAAGAGGTTGAGAAAGGCCTTTTAGCTCCTCTAATGTTGAGCTACTATGAATTACCCTCTAAGGTAAAACAATGTTTCGCTTATTGTGCTGTCTTTCCAAAAGACCATGAAATATTGaagtatgatttaattgaactATGGATGGCTCAAGGTTACTTTAGTGAGAAAGGATATAAAGAGATGAAGGACATTGGTGAAAAGTATTTCAACATCTTAGCTAGCCGTTCGTTCTTTCAAGATTTTGCCAAAAGTGGAGATGGTGAAATCGTTTGCTGCAAAATGCACGATTTAGTGCACGACTTTGCCCGATACATAAGTAGTAACGAGTGTTCAACAATAGAAATTCATGGTGGTGAGGAGTCAGCTATGAGCCCTTTTggggagaaaaaaattcttcatttaATGTTAACTCTATATAGTGGGGCTTTGGTTCCAATCTCCATTTGGGATAATGTTAAAGGATTGCGTAGCCTCTTAGTTGATTGTGATGAATATTCATGGTCTAGCGAAGTCCTgcctcaattatttgataaattaactTGTTTAAGGGCATTAAAATTGAAGGTGAGTTGTGTGAGGTTGTGTGAGAATTTCATCAAAGAAATTCCaacaaatatagaaaaattaatacatttaaaataccTTAATTTGACCAATCAATGggggataaaaaaaattacctaa